The following is a genomic window from Saprospiraceae bacterium.
TTTCTTCATTAATTTGCACCCCGTTACTGAAAAATATTTTTTTAAGCCGTCTGATTCCTTTCAACCTATTTTTTCAGCAACACCACAAAAAATTAAATCAATAAATATAATAGCACCATGAGTATTACTAATGAACCCATCCTTACAGATAATCCGGGAAGATTTGTCCTGTTTCCCATTGAACACGATGATATCTGGAGTTTTTATAAAAAATGTGAAGCAAGTTTTTGGACGGCAGAAGAAATTGATCTTCATCAGGATGTCGCAGACTGGGACCATAGATTGAATGATGATGAAAAACATTTCATAAAACATGTTTTAGCCTTTTTTGCAGCAAGCGATGGGATAGTCAATGAAAATCTTGCTGAGAATATGGTAAGAGAGGTTCAGTACACCGAAGCTAAGTTTTTCTATGGCTTCCAGATCATGATGGAAAATATTCATTCTGAAACATATTCGTTACTTATAGACACATTGATAAAAGACAATACTGAAAAAGATTACTTATTAAATGCAATTGATACGGTTGATTGTGTAAAAAGAAAGGCTGATTGGGCACTGAGATGGATCTCCAATGGAAGTTTTGCAGAAAGACTCATTGCATTTGCCGCGGTGGAGGGAATATTTTTCTCCGGTTCATTCTGTTCAATATTCTGGCTGAAGAAAAGAGGTCTTATGCCGGGACTTACATTTTCAAACGAACTGATCAGCAGAGATGAAGGAATGCATTGCGATTTTGCATGCCTGCTTTACAACAACCATATTGTCAATAAATTGCCAAAGGAAACCATCCATGCTTTAATCACAGATGCTGTAGTCATAGAAAAAGAATTTGTCACAGATGCTTTGCCTGTCAACCTTATAGGAATGAATGCTGATCTCATGTGTCAATACATCGAGTTTGTGGCAGATAGATTATTGGTATCACTTGGAAATCCAAAAGTGTATAATGTTGAAAATCCATTCCCCTGGATGGATATGATTTCACTACAGGGAAAGACTAACTTTTTTGAGAAAAGGGTAGGAGATTACCAAAAAGCAGGAGTAATGGCTGAGAAAGAAAATCAGGTATTTACTTTAGAAGCGGATTTTTAGGACTTATACTTACATATTAAGAGTATGTTTAATTTTTTATTACCTTAAAATCAATGTATTATGACCCTGGCTTCAAAATAATCGCCTTATTTAGTTTACTAAAAGCGTTGATTATTTTATCGTCAGAACCATAATCTCTTGATTTGCAACTAAGAAAAATTTTAAACATACTCTAAATTTCTTAATGACCAGACACTTACTCAAGGGTAACAATCTATTTTATTGAATCATCGCTAAACACAAATTTTTAAAATGCAGGTAATTAAAAGAAGTAACAAAAGAGAAGCTGTAAGTTTTGATAAAGTAACAGCCAGAATTAACAAACTCTGTTATGGTCTAAACTCTAAGTTTGTTAATCCTATTGAGATATCCAAAAAAGTAATACAAGGCCTTTTTGATGGTGTCAGAACTACAGAATTGGACAACCTTGCAGCAGAAACGGCTGCTACGATGGCCGCAATACATCCTGATTATGCTATTCTTGCTGCACGGATCGCAGTATCAAATCTTCATAAAAATACAGAAAAGTCTTTTTCAGTTACTATGGAAAAACTTTACAATTACATTGACCCAAAAACAAATCAAAGAGCAGGATTAATTTCAGATCAGACGATTGAAATTATAAGACACCACGGGGACTCTTTAGACTCTGCAATAATATACGATAGAGATTATAGCTTTGATTATTTTGGTTTTAAAACGCTTGAAAAATCATATCTGTTGAGAATGGATGGAGATGTGGTTGAACGACCTCAACATCTTTTGATGAGAGCATCCGTGGGTATCCATGGATATGACATAGATACTGCTATTGAAACCTATCATCTTATGTCAGAAAAGTGGTTTATCCATGCCACACCGACACTTTTCAACGCGGGCACTCCAAGGCCTCAATTGTCATCTTGTTTTCTTCTTAGCATGACCGATGATAGTATTCCGGGTATTTTTGAGACATTATCAAGATGTGCAAAAATATCCCAATCTGCAGGAGGTATAGGGTTATCGGTCCATAATATACGTGCAAAAGGGTCATATATCAAAGGCACAGGTGGAACATCCAACGGACTAATTCCGATGTTAAAAGTATTTAATGATACAGCAAGATATGTAGATCAGGGTGGTGGAAAACGAAAGGGGGCGTTTGCGGTCTATCTCGAACCATGGCATGCCGACATTTATGACTTCCTGGACCTTAAGAAAAATCACGGTAAAGAAGAATTGAGGGCAAGAGATTTATTTTACGCCATGTGGATCCCTGACTTGTTTATGGAAAGGGTGAAAGAAAATGGAAACTGGTCACTTTTCTGCCCCAATGAAGCTCCGGGACTACATGATTGTTATGGTGGTGAATTCGAAGCATTGTACCACAAGTATGAATCTGAAGGCAGAGCGAGAAAATCTATCAAGGCACAAGACTTGTGGTTTGCAATTTTGGAGTCTCAAATAGAAACAGGTACTCCTTACATTTTGTACAAAGATGCTTGCAACAGAAAATCCAATCAAAAAAATCTTGGCACCATCAAATCCAGCAATCTATGCACTGAAATCATAGAATATACAGCACCTGATGAAGTAGCAGTTTGTAATCTGGCATCCATCTCTCTTTCAAAGTTTGTGGACGAAGATAAAAAATCATTTGATTTTGAAAAGCTGCATGAAGTGACTAAGGTGATCACGCGTAATCTTAATAAAATAATTGATATCAACTACTATCCGGTTGAAGAAGCGAAAAATTCAAATTTCCGTCACAGACCTATTGGAATTGGTGTTCAAGGCTTAGCAGATGCATATATATTGATGCGCATGCCATTTGATAGTCCGGAGGCTACAAAATTGAATAAGGATATTTTTGAGACAATTTATCACGCTGCTGTTGAAGAATCATGTGACCAGGCCGAAAAATTGGGGCAATATCAATCATTTAAAGGATCTCCTGCCAGTCAAGGTATTTTGCAGTTTGATATGTGGGGTGTTACGCCTTCAGCAAAATATGACTGGGATACATTAAAGCAAAAGGTGGTGAAATCAGGATTGAGAAATAGTCTTTTACTGGCTCCGATGCCAACCGCATCTACTTCACAAATCTTAGGTAATAATGAATGTTTTGAACCTTATACTTCAAATATTTACACCAGAAGGACACTTTCAGGAGAATACA
Proteins encoded in this region:
- a CDS encoding ribonucleotide-diphosphate reductase subunit beta — its product is MSITNEPILTDNPGRFVLFPIEHDDIWSFYKKCEASFWTAEEIDLHQDVADWDHRLNDDEKHFIKHVLAFFAASDGIVNENLAENMVREVQYTEAKFFYGFQIMMENIHSETYSLLIDTLIKDNTEKDYLLNAIDTVDCVKRKADWALRWISNGSFAERLIAFAAVEGIFFSGSFCSIFWLKKRGLMPGLTFSNELISRDEGMHCDFACLLYNNHIVNKLPKETIHALITDAVVIEKEFVTDALPVNLIGMNADLMCQYIEFVADRLLVSLGNPKVYNVENPFPWMDMISLQGKTNFFEKRVGDYQKAGVMAEKENQVFTLEADF
- a CDS encoding ribonucleoside-diphosphate reductase subunit alpha, translated to MQVIKRSNKREAVSFDKVTARINKLCYGLNSKFVNPIEISKKVIQGLFDGVRTTELDNLAAETAATMAAIHPDYAILAARIAVSNLHKNTEKSFSVTMEKLYNYIDPKTNQRAGLISDQTIEIIRHHGDSLDSAIIYDRDYSFDYFGFKTLEKSYLLRMDGDVVERPQHLLMRASVGIHGYDIDTAIETYHLMSEKWFIHATPTLFNAGTPRPQLSSCFLLSMTDDSIPGIFETLSRCAKISQSAGGIGLSVHNIRAKGSYIKGTGGTSNGLIPMLKVFNDTARYVDQGGGKRKGAFAVYLEPWHADIYDFLDLKKNHGKEELRARDLFYAMWIPDLFMERVKENGNWSLFCPNEAPGLHDCYGGEFEALYHKYESEGRARKSIKAQDLWFAILESQIETGTPYILYKDACNRKSNQKNLGTIKSSNLCTEIIEYTAPDEVAVCNLASISLSKFVDEDKKSFDFEKLHEVTKVITRNLNKIIDINYYPVEEAKNSNFRHRPIGIGVQGLADAYILMRMPFDSPEATKLNKDIFETIYHAAVEESCDQAEKLGQYQSFKGSPASQGILQFDMWGVTPSAKYDWDTLKQKVVKSGLRNSLLLAPMPTASTSQILGNNECFEPYTSNIYTRRTLSGEYIIVNKHLLKDLTRLGLWNDNLKQKLMAANGSVANIPEIPADLKALYKTVYEISQKIIIDQAADRGAFICQSQSLNLFVENPNFAKLSSMHFYGWQKGLKTGMYYLRSKAAIDPIKFTLDEQHQRVQATKETEEVQALAEGAVCNMDEGCLMCGS